GGTGACTGGTCAGTAGTTTCATTCTGAAAGGAACAGCAAGCCAGTTTTGCATTGTTTTTAGAAGGAAACAAGTACAAGCTCCTGGTAGGTGGAAAGGATGGGAAAGGGGACTGATGGGTGAGCACGCACCACTGAACACTTTTGCTGGCTTTCAAGTAATGACAGCACTCTTACCCTCTTTCACATCAATAATTCATAAGAAGCTTGCTGTTGAACTTCTGTGGATTCAGTAATCTACATATGCAGTTTGAACAGCTTTTTCTTATGAAAATAATCATTGCCGTATTCTTAAGAATACACCAAGAATTTACACCAAGCAAATTTACAATATATTTGCTCAAATAGTCTTTTATGTACTGATCTTAAAAAGACATAAATCTCTTCATCTGGTGAAACTACAAATGCATTTCAGAACACCTTTTGTGCCATTTTAGTGAAGTCTTTACCAGaagtttaaaaatcttttttttttccctcagatttTTAAATCATAATTTGAACTTTGGTGTAGCATTGACAGGAGTTCAGGCAAAATCCTAAGTACCAAGAATACTAAGATGATCAATAGTTGGAATTAAAGAAAGTTGCTTTTGTTAAAATTTAACAGTTGTCTTAAAAAAATTGGGTAGACTATGTCTCTAAAAGTTCTCCGTTTTACTTTGTAGACtcttagaatggtttgggttggaaacaACCTTAAAGTTCCAAATCATCTGCCTCATGCAGGGAACCTTCCAGCAAAATGGGTTACTTGGAGCCCCACCCAGCCGTGCCTTGAGGCCAGATCTCTTTTTGTCAGGTGTAATTTGTAAAGCTTTACTTGCCTAGTGAATTTTCAGGTTCAGAATGCAGTGCTTTAGTGTAGGACTTGTATTCGTTTGCTAGTCAGAATGTGTGACATAGTTTTGAGATTCATTTCAGTATTCAGAAGAAATTACaaaatgttgtatttttttctgactcaTTCCTTTCTTCTCGCTCTGTTCTTTCATACTGGGTGATATTCAGTCATGCATTCAGTGCTTAGAATTAAATATAGAGGTGAGCAAACATTGGCATTGTCATAGTTCCTCTCTTTCTGTTTCATTCTTCTGTGAAATGGAAGGTAAAGAGTCTTGTTTATATAATTTATACAAACTGATTTGTCTTCTGTGCAACACCTGCTAATTTCAGCACTGTAAATTAAACCTGACCTGTTTAATGAAGATGTCTTCTGCTATGTGTCTGGTAGTGGTGGAAAGATGAATTTACTGGATTGATTTAAAAGAGTAAATGGAATTTCTGTTGAAATAAtgctttggtgttttttttccagatgtaATGCAACACACAGCAGTTCACAAGAAACATAATGGAAAAAGTCCTGTTGCCAAGTAGGTACTAGAGTGTAATGTGACCATGTTACATGTCTGAACTTCCATTTGTTGGTGCTTTGAGAGTATGTGTCCCTCTAGATTAAAGCTTCTTTGGGGAGCTTTTGTATGTTTGTGGTGGGCTGTTCTGGTCTTATTTTTATCATTTGGGAGGTTGTATTAACTTCTGAACTATTAGAAAAATAGTTCAGAAGACCCTATTTCTAAATCTGTCGGTCTAGGTCATTTGGATAGCTCTTCTTTCCCAAATTTTGTGAATCTTCTCTATTTGAATTGATGTTTTGATTTGTGTGTATAAGATATTACATGCCATAATCTGTATGGCATGTATCTTTCCTATGTGCACGTACCCCCACACTTGTACTGAAAATTTCCAGTGCTATGGATTTGAAGCCTAAGTAACCTCAAAGGGGAGCTTGTAGGAGAGGGTCGTCCATTCTTGCCCTTGCTTACTGGCAAATGCACGTACACATTGCTGGTTTGTGTCCATTGTAAGTGGAAGCAGTTCCTAACCATATTAAAGTAGTTTATATATACCTTCAGATCCCTGAAGTACCTAATGTGAATTCACTCATTAATGTATTTAGATTAAAAACTTCAGGTATGTTTGCACATAGCTGTGCATAATTCAACTAAAATgagggaaagaaatggaaacagaATTTATTGTGATTTACAATTTTGATCAGTGTTGATTTATCTGTAAAAGGTATTTATCTTGTGGTGAAAATTTACCTGGAATTCCAGTAATTAGAATATAAACATAGCACAGAACAGTGTTAAGGTACAGAGATCTTTAACAGACGAAATTCTTGTGAACTCACCACAAGACAACTTAGTGCTTTGtgtctgttttggttttaaacTGTCCTACTTTCAGCTTATATTTCCTCAAGAAGAAAGTGTAAACTTGACAAAATCTGTGATTACAATGATGGATATACAGTCTACTACAAAGTCGTCAGAGCAGGATCCAAATTTAATAGCTTATGGTTATTAATAAAggaattgtcttttttttattcattgtaTAATGAATTACACTAAGGCTGACCGTAGTTTAGGATTAGGATCTATCTTTTAGGTAGGAAAGGGAAGGATAGACATTTTCACAAACTTCTGAGAAAGAAACTTCTTTAGCTAactattattttctctttatctaAGATGGGGAAATGTATTTACTCCTTGACTGCTAGAGGTCTGTTAGTCCTCTCCTGTTTGGTTTATGTATCTGTCTCCTTAAAATCTGTGCCTTTTGTTTATGGGTTTGTAAAGAAATGGCACTGAAtgaaacttttctgttttaaatacgCATAAATCTGTTGAGAGTCACAAGCAGTTCATCTCAAATAGCATTGGGACATTGTGCATTTGTCTGCCTCTTGTTTTCATTCAGTATTGCAGCCTTACTATTGAAAAGTCCACAAAATTACTGGTAGGAATGAGATCACACATACAAAACCTTTAGTAATATTACAGTTTCCATGAAATGATTGCAAGTTTGGCAGTGAAATAATTTACCTCCACTTGGCAGAAATTTCTAAAGTGACCTTGCATCTATCTTTGCAATCAGGGGTTTTTGTCTGTCTTTTGGGACCTCGGGTTCTTgccattttcttaatttttttttaatattctgttgTGTATCTTCTAAGTAGTTTGAGCCCTTACTCACAGAGGTATTTGGTAAGTAGCTACTGGAACTTCAGCATGTCTTGTGCTTTCAAGTGAGCTGGATTTCTGCCATCATGGGAACTGAGTAACATTTCATATTGTGGTAACTTTCGTGAAGTAGCTTGAAGGCAGCCCTGAATTAAAAGACACTTTCAATTATCAGCATAAGTATTTAGATAagattttaaaagtgttaactacttttttcttttttttcttttgcataatTTTGTATGAGATATGAAAAGGTTATAGGTCCTTGTTTCTTACTGACTCTGTCAGAATCCTGACTATTTTCCAGCAGCTTTAGTTGACCAGTGGTCTCAGACCTAGTTCAATATTGCTTCTGACTGGCTGCTGTAGAGCAGAGCTTCAGTGGAAATCACTGTAAAGTCCGAATTAAATGCCAAGTGTAACTCCCCTCTCCCAGCACTACTCAAAACTAGCATTCCTGAAGGTGAAAATGCAAAGCAAGATGACCATTTTGAAATTGAAATAAACACAGCTACAGTATGATCTGTAGTAACTGTGTGCTCCGTTCTTCAAATATCTCATGGATTCTGAAACAGGGATTACAAAGTAATTCCAGCTTTGTCATTAAtgataagaaagaaagaagatgaATTCAGAATACATTTCTATCTGGAAAATTGCCACATGTCTGGTATGAAAATAGCGAAGTTTTTGTGTATAGAAATATCCAAGGAAACCCTTCCCTCAATTATTGTTTTCTACAAATTCTGATGTTCTGAATTTTACATCAAATTATAGTagacaaatgaaaaaggaaCTCCAGTTATGGTCAGATACTAACTTTAGAGCACAAGAACTGCTGTaatttaaatcttttaaatctCTTGAATAGGGTTTTCTAAAAGGAAACTTTCTCATGATGCAAAACATATATGTTGGTGAGAAAAGACTGCAGATTTGTTCACATCAGCATAacttttggggcttttttttttcttttcagcagcactAGCAGTGCAAAATGTTCTTCACTGGATAGCCTTAACATTCAGCACTCAGAACAGAATGGGGTAATGGactggagaaggaaaagctgtattgtccagcagcacccagagcacTGTACTAACCTACTTGACCAGGTGTGTTGCTGTTTATTCTTTAAAACCATATTCCAAGACACTTGAGGAGACTGTCCACTACACATGATGAGATTTAGCTTTAAAGGATGAAAAGTGCTCCTAAAATTGTACAAAATAATTGTTGAAGTTGCTGCTGACTTACCTTGATTAGAAAACCCTCCATAATTCCTTACCAATGTCTCAGAAAGCTGAATATTTTGTTTAtgaatttgtaaataaaatttccCAGCAGAATGTAAGTAGTCAGAAAAGTCTAATGTTAATTTGTTATCAGGCATTTTCCTGTTACTGTAGCATTGTCATCAGAGAGGATTCCAGAACGCTTGGGCAATTTCTGTTATTGCAAGGAACAAACTGGAAACAGTATTAATAGCTAAACTGTATTAATGCTACAGTAGGTACAACAGGTTAAACATATTCTTTCTATCTTGCCTGCATTATTTAAGTAATAATCTTTGAAAAAAGTTAATAGATAGATGCATATGCACTTTTTCTGGGATTTGTGTCTCTTCAATGCTCAATCTCATTGTGAATATAGGTAAACAGAACAAttgtttataaataaaataatctacTACTGAAATTGGGGGAAGGAAGCTTGCTCACTGCTTATATATGAAAAACACAGTATGTTAGGATTATTTAATATTACTCTCATTTATGTTTGGAATTTGGCTATTGAATTGAGGTTGGCTTCTAAACATGAAATGGTGGGCTGCATCAAAGCTTGAAATACTGCAAGCTTGAAGCAAGAAAAAGGTTAATTTActaaagcaaaggaaaagctaTTTAAAGGAAGTCCAGATACAGTGATTTGGACAGAGATTATTTCAGAATTTTCATAAATTTTACTTCCTTGCCAAATATGAGTTGTTAATAACAGTTATTGGTAGCATACTTTAAAAATTGTGTAGGTCCTATGTTTTTTCTTATGTGCTTGTATGCTGTATTCTAGAGTTTAGTTTAGCAGCTTAAACCTCCAGTTTAAGGTTAGGTACCTGCTTGTCACTATGTAGAAATAATTTGTTGCATGTATTTCCCACGGTCAACTATCAAATAATTCCATTTATAGCAACAAATTTCGTAGCTCCTTAAGCTTGGTGATTGGCCTTTGCAGCAGGTATGTGATGAAACACATTTGTTTTTATCCTTTGGAGGAAGAACAGCATGCAAACAATTTGATGGATATCTCTGGCATACTTGCAAGTAGTAATTTGCTGAGTGTTTTGCCGATTCTCGTGTAAACACAAGACATGATGCATTCTTTTACAGGCTCAGATGTACTGAACAAGTGGTTGTTTGGGTGGTTATAGCACCTGTGAGCCCACTACCCTTGGACTTGTGGACCTGTGGGTCTAGAAGGGGTGTTGTCTTGGCTTTCATAAAAAATTCTGTTGTTTGACTGGTGtctttgtattttctgtctAGCACACGGTGGAAAAACGAAGTCTGTCTGCAGTaagcaagaagaaaggaaagccACAGCTGGAAAAGTAGGTTTCTAATGTAGCTGATAATCCAGAAATGAAGTGTAATGCATTCACTCTGATAAAGAGTCTGCAGTCAATTAGGTGCTTTCATTTGCTGTGCTGACACAAGAGCTGGCATGGTGTGAGGCAGGGCTACATAAAAATCCTTATTTTATATTCTGTAAAGAAGTAACttgaaaaatagaattttaagTGAATGCATTAATTTCTCAAAATACAGCTTGGCATGTAATTAAAAGATGAGGAAGTGGAAGTACGTTCTTAGCCAATACTAAATTGTCTTTTCCCctttatatttatttgaaaCATAAAAGATGTAAAGCTGTCCAGAATATACTGAAAATCAAATGAGGGTTGATGGCAACCTTTAACATTATGAAGAGAGTGGTAACTGGCTGAAACGTCTTATTGAAGATAATTTTCACATCAGAGGGCTTCAGAGCTTCCTGCAGGCTACACAACTCTGCACTGTGAGAAGTGAAAGCACTTCACCCTTACCTAATACTCTGCCTACTTCCAAGTTTCCAGATGCTATTACACTAGACTGGTGTAGGGCTGCATTACACACATCAGCTTTCAAAAATGACTTTTACTGTTTGCTGCTCCTGTTCCTTTTTGGTGTCTTTTCTTATATAAATCTTTATTCAAAGTATTTAGTAATGCTGCTTATAGCTTAGTTCCTGGTATATTACGCCAGCAGcctctatttaattttttattatttgttgttATATCTATTAAATATGCATTTCTGGCCTGGAGTCACTGCCTTTGTTTCCAGTGTCATTCCGTCTTCATTCATGGTTGGTTATTTGTGCTCATGCATTTGCAAAAAAGCCATGAATTTTTTTATACAgggagaaagcaaagaaaactgACTGCAGGTTGACTAACAGGAGCAATGGAGTTCGAGTTGCAGCATCGCAGCACATCCGTACTGGGACAGCAAAAGGTAAGGTGCTTTTTCCAAAGCTCTTAGTAAGAAACAGAACTTGCAGTTGATTTATTCAGGGTCTTCTGTAAAGGGGAAAGCACAAGTCTGAAAAATGTTGTGGTGCAAGTTGGTGTATTGGCAGTCTAATTTGTGCTTTGACTTGCTGTACAGAACGCACTAGACTCAGTTTTCTGTATCCCATTGCTTGAGGTGTGTGTCTTCGTGCATAGGTGACAAAATACTGCTGTTGGGCTTTTGCTGCTGTTGGGCAACTGCTGTGGACATGGAGCATCTTGCCATTAGTGTGCTCTTTGCAGCCTGCTAGTTTCTTCATCTGTTGTGTAATGGCCCACAAGAAACCTGTATAAAACCTGTGGTGTGAACCATTGATGAACTGTAGTATTTAAACGAAGTGACCACTGAGCTACAACACAGAACTGTGTATGCTGCCCTAGCAGGGTTTTCAGTTTAGGATAATCCTAAATGTAGTGTCTAGCCCAAGACTTGTGTACATCAGtcagttttaagaaaaaattatttttgtgttccTTTAGTAAACTGAGTCTCCAAACTTTATTACAAATTTCTGAAGGTCTGTGCTAGCCATTGACTTCACCATCTTGATATTTTCTAAATTCCCTTTATCAGTTGCGACTTGCCTGTCTTACATGTAGTTCTTGTGACAGAAGGTTGACAAAGAGTTTGCCTTTTTTTACATCACCTAATTGGTATAAGTGTTGAAAGAACTCTTAAAAGTGCCTTGTCTTTCTGTTGCTTCCATTTGTGATACAATCTTGATTAAGctttcattcttccttctcaCCGCTTCTCACCCTGGTGAGTTCCAGCTGGATCCAGTTTGGAATTATTGATGTGTTTTATGGGCAGGTGTTTTTACCTTCTACAAACAGCATTTGAATAAAACTTTTAAGAACTCACTGTTCACAATCTTAGCAAAACTAGAACAGTTTTGGAAAGCTATAGTTAAGGGCCGTTAAGCAGAAAACATActctgcagcagagctctgctgcatgCGTTTCTGATTGATTAATGTTTTTGTTGTCAGGCAAAGCGCACTGAGTTTTATGAACTGACAATGACTTTAGGAGGGGATGCAGTAGTGTGTaaggggagaccttatcactttCTGCAACCACGTCAAAagagggtgtagccaggtggggatcggtctcttctcccaggcaaacagcaataggacaagaggacacagacTTAAGCTGTGCCAGAGGTAGTTTAGGCTagacattagaaaaaaataatcacagaaaCAATGactgggcattggaatgggctgcccagggaagtggtggagccACCATCCTTGGAGGTGTTTTGAAAAAGTCTGGATATATGGTTTAACTGGTTAGGTGGTGTTaggcataggttggacttgatctcagaggtcttttccaaccttgtTGATTGTGTGATTCTGCAAAGTTAGTAGGGAATGCTTTTCCATAGGAGTTCTGTTTGCTCACTTCCCACCATTCTACAGATGTGAAACTGCCTCCTGTGAAACTGTTGGATGGTTCAAAAAGAAGCTGTAACCCACAGGCTGGAAGCCATTAAATACTGCTCAGAGATGAGCTTTCAACCTATGTATAAACAACAAAACGTCTTTCTAGATACTTATTGGAGAAATAgtttatgggaaaaaataacagTCTGAATCTCTGCCTAGGTTTATATATCCAGGCTTGGTTTGAAATGCTCTGTTTTGAGTCTGTAATTCTTATCCTCAtcatgttttctttcatttttctctccctATTTTGAGATTGTCTGAAGCATTAGTTAGTTACAATGGTAACTTTTAAGACTGGATACATTGTGATTAGCGCTTCATACTTTGGGTCTTAGTGATCTCAGGTTCACAGTGAGGCTCCAGTTTATACTAGATGTTcttgttaaaataatttaagcAATTATGGGTTTAATTCAGGAAATTATTTCAAGAATTGAAGCATTAAGACAACTTTTTGGTGAGCCATCTCAACCTGTTAAACTTCCAGTAGCaataaaaaatggggaaaaattataaattattatcATAATTAGTGTTCTAATTTTTGTCCTGAGGTTTTGCTAACCAAGGTTTTGTGGGCTGGGGTTTCCAGCTTGTGTCTGTCATAGATTCTGAGAGAGGGTGCATTTGTcattcttctttccttctgagGCTGAACTTGAAAGCCAAACCATAGTAGCTACCCACCCACCCTGAAGGTGGTTTCCAGCAAAAGAGTGTCTTATGATCTATTCAGAATTTAGAAAACAGTTTACCACTTTTTCAGTTCACCTCTTCTTCTTTAAAAAGGATTTGTTGATAGAGTTTGGTTAAAGCCAGTTCTAGAAGAGTGAGTTGTGAAGTGGTACATTGTTTTGCCATGTCCTGCTGAGTTAgcttcctgcctgtgctggtgtcACTGAGGAGCGCTGCAGCTCTGCCAACAGAAATGCTGGATCACTACCATTCAGAGGAAATCAGTGCTGTAGTACAGTCCAGTATAAACATCACACGAATCATTCAGGATCATCATTCTTTTCACTGCTTTGCATAAATATCAATTTTCAGTATCACCTTCTTTAACACCAAAGATTCACTCATCACAAATTTAGGGACGACACCAGTCTGGAGTGCTGGGAATGGAAGTGGTAGGAATACAGGGGACAGATGCAATTAAGTAGGGACAGGCAAAAATCTCAACTAGCGGGAAATATgagaaaaccaaaataaccTCACTTTCATACACTGAgatcaaaaataaaactgacaacttttatttttagatcTGAATTTGGATGCTGGATCTGGTCATGATACGTGTGGAGAAACATCATCTGAAAGTTACAGCTCTCCTTCTAGTCCACGACATGATGGACGGGAAAGCTTTGAtagtgaagaagaaaaagacagagGTTGTATTTATGGAGAGTGTGCATGAATGTCTTTATTCCTAGACTAATCTCtttcttgcatttattttacttcGTTTTTCAGTTTGATTAGGTCCTTTATTTTCTGAACTAGCcacagaatatattttctttgtgGATTTCATGGCTGGGCAGTTTGAGGGCTTCTAGCACCGTTTAAATACCAGAGTTTTAGGTTACTAAACCTGTGTCATAATTTTTTGGCCTCAATGATACAGCTCTCTTGAGAAATTTCCACAGTACAATAGTGTGGAAAACTTTGTCCTGAAAGGGGCTGGGTTTATATGAAATTATGTGTGGCATGTCCAGGAGCTCCGTCTTTTTGTGCTGACAATTTGCCACTCCCTCCACATTTAAATAATCTGTGTTAATATCTTTCTAGACAGATGCAAATTCCTAAATCACTCTGTGTCCTGCTCTTCACATTTGCAGATATGCACAAGTCAAAGACACAGTAGCTAGTTGGGCAGGTGGATATAGGCAAGTCATGAAGATGGACCTAGCTTAATTTGGATGAATGAAAAGGATCTCGAAGTTGTCACAGTTCAGGAAAACATAACTATCATTCATGTTGTCAAACTCAATAGGTCAAATTGGGTCCAGGGCATGATTCTCTGTTGCTCGAGATTCATTCTTCTGACTTACAAATGCTTTTGTCCTCACAGATACAGACAGCAATTCTGAGGACTCTGGGAATCAAAATACAACCAGGTTTACAGGCTACAGTGCTGTCAGCTCATCAAACATGAGCAAATCATCTGCTCAGATTCCTTCAGTGAATAATGAAAATGGGAGCCTTTCAGAAGATCCTTTGAATGCAAAGTTTCAGCATATTTCCTTCATGCCTGCCTTACACTGTGTGATGCACAGCGCTGCCCAAAAGCCTGAAGCAGTTGTCCCACCACCCATATCTGCAGATGGTAAAACCATGGGAATGCTGGTTACCACGCCTGTCGCTGTGTCGCCAGTGAGAGAGGCTGCGAATTCCCCTCCTGCAGGAATGGGCCCAGTGACCTCTGGTGAACCTGAGAAACGCCTTGAGCTCATGGCTTCCCCTTTGCCAGTCCCATCCTCTTTCCTTCCACATTCTGTCCAGCCTGGTAGCCCTGCTTTGCATTTGGCAATACATAGGTTGAAAATCCCCTCTCCACAGGGATCATCAGAAAGTTGCACAGTTAATGGACCACAGCAGCCGACAGGAAGCTTAAGTATTGGATCACCAAATACTGCCTTTATCCCAGTCCACAATCCAGGTAGTTTCCCAGGATCCCCAGTTCCTACTACAGATCCCATCACAAAACCTGCATCCCAGGTGGTAGGACTGAATCAAATGGTGCCTCACATTGAGGGAAACCCAGGAGCAATCCCTCAGCCTACCAATCTCAAGGTAGTTCTTCCAGCAGCTGGTCTCTCCACAGCAGCACCGCCACCTCCACCAGCTTCGTACGCTTTGCCAGGCAGCCCTCACGCTACCAGTGTGTTGCCCAACCAGAATACAAACGTGCTGAGCACTGGAGCAACTTCCTCACCACCTCAGTCCGCTGGCCTCGGTGTTGGTCAGGTCCAGTCCACTGTTCCTCCTGCAATCCCGACACACACGCCAGGCCCTGCCCCCAGCCCAAGCCCCGCTCTAACACACAGCACTGCACAGAGTGACAGCACATCCTACATAAACGCTGTTGGGAATAATAACACTAACGGGACAATGTTACCTCCGCAGCAGTTGGGATCTGGCCCTTGCGGTTCTTGTGGACGTAGGTGTAGCTGTGGGACCAATGGCAGCCTTCAGATTAATAGCTATTTTTATCATAACCCTCTTCATGGACAAGTCTACAGAGTTCCATCTTTCTTCACTCTGCCATCACTTTGCAATGGCAGCTACCTCAATCAAGCACATCAAAGCAATGGAACACAACTTCCGTTCTTCCTGCCTCAGTCTCCGTATGCAAACGGGCTTATGCATGACCCAGTGATGGGAAGCCAAGCCAACTATGGTATGCAGCAGATGGCAGGATTTGGGAGGTTCTATCCTGTATATCCAGCACCTAACGTAGTTGCCAACACAAATGGGTCGGGACCCAAGAAGAATGGGAATGTTTCATGTTACAATTGTGGTGTAAGTGGACACTATGCGCAGGACTGTAAGCAGTCATCCATGGAGGCCAGTCAACAAGGTAATCATGATAACTCCCAGCGGACTTGCTTTTGAGTTTGGTAGTTTCTCTTTACCTTTCTGAATGTGCTGTTTCTGGTCTTGCAGAAAGGTGTGCGTGTGTATGTTTCGTGTAAATGGTTGTGCACTAGTGGCCTGCTCTAAAACTGCAAAGTATCCTATCTCTGCCTGAAAATCTTGTAGAACAGTGCGAGGGAATGGGGTTCACAGCGTGAAGTTGAAAATGGGTTCAGAGCTGGAAAGTAAAAT
This sequence is a window from Anomalospiza imberbis isolate Cuckoo-Finch-1a 21T00152 chromosome 1, ASM3175350v1, whole genome shotgun sequence. Protein-coding genes within it:
- the ZCCHC2 gene encoding zinc finger CCHC domain-containing protein 2 isoform X4; translation: MLKMKLPLKQTSHKAAAAEDATAAGLKEPGGALDCHLPLQQQVPRARGGASAAAGRGCGLERPSRLHGLGPGPGPGPPPPPASLGAPGGGGPGSAAARTDKETVYEWFGLVLGSAQRLEFMVGLLDLCNPLELRFLGSCLEDLARKDYHCLRDSEAKANGLSDPGQLGDFRDPAVRSKLIVYLALLGSENREAAGRLHRLLPQVDSILQSCPAAQRAPAEEEEEEEDEGDVVVVMDGAAENGQAGLPAAQGLGCGAQEELLLLFTMASLHPAFSFHQRVTLREHLERLRRALCGDQEEEEEGGFGRHPAQNDFSHGDCMSSNETSLLERTTAPRDGLPMASHRPQREEAAVIAVHIEKITLKDVSRKRADKHLEYTFKVTWSDFSVTCVTKTHQELQEFLLKLPKELSSEAFDKAILRALNQGFQKREERRHADLEPIIRQLFSNTSQAFLQNQRVYNFFQSISSESLHTHSNLQPSLKTVKTAEHFKEDSSEASSQEEDVMQHTAVHKKHNGKSPVANSTSSAKCSSLDSLNIQHSEQNGVMDWRRKSCIVQQHPEHCTNLLDQHTVEKRSLSAVSKKKGKPQLEKEKAKKTDCRLTNRSNGVRVAASQHIRTGTAKDLNLDAGSGHDTCGETSSESYSSPSSPRHDGRESFDSEEEKDRDTDSNSEDSGNQNTTRFTGYSAVSSSNMSKSSAQIPSVNNENGSLSEDPLNAKFQHISFMPALHCVMHSAAQKPEAVVPPPISADGKTMGMLVTTPVAVSPVREAANSPPAGMGPVTSGEPEKRLELMASPLPVPSSFLPHSVQPGSPALHLAIHRLKIPSPQGSSESCTVNGPQQPTGSLSIGSPNTAFIPVHNPGSFPGSPVPTTDPITKPASQVVGLNQMVPHIEGNPGAIPQPTNLKVVLPAAGLSTAAPPPPPASYALPGSPHATSVLPNQNTNVLSTGATSSPPQSAGLGVGQVQSTVPPAIPTHTPGPAPSPSPALTHSTAQSDSTSYINAVGNNNTNGTMLPPQQLGSGPCGSCGRRCSCGTNGSLQINSYFYHNPLHGQVYRVPSFFTLPSLCNGSYLNQAHQSNGTQLPFFLPQSPYANGLMHDPVMGSQANYGMQQMAGFGRFYPVYPAPNVVANTNGSGPKKNGNVSCYNCGVSGHYAQDCKQSSMEASQQGTYRLRYAPPPPPSNDTLDSAD
- the ZCCHC2 gene encoding zinc finger CCHC domain-containing protein 2 isoform X10 yields the protein MLKMKLPLKQTSHKAAAAEDATAAGLKEPGGALDCHLPLQQQVPRARGGASAAAGRGCGLERPSRLHGLGPGPGPGPPPPPASLGAPGGGGPGSAAARTDKETVYEWFGLVLGSAQRLEFMVGLLDLCNPLELRFLGSCLEDLARKDYHCLRDSEAKANGLSDPGQLGDFRDPAVRSKLIVYLALLGSENREAAGRLHRLLPQVDSILQSCPAAQRAPAEEEEEEEDEGDVVVVMDGAAENGQAGLPAAQGLGCGAQEELLLLFTMASLHPAFSFHQRVTLREHLERLRRALCGDQEEEEEGGFGRHPAQNDFSHGDCMSSNETSLLERTTAPRDGLPMASHRPQREEAAVIAVHIEKITLKDVSRKRADKHLEYTFKVTWSDFSVTCVTKTHQELQEFLLKLPKELSSEAFDKAILRALNQGFQKREERRHADLEPIIRQLFSNTSQAFLQNQRVYNFFQSISSESLHTHNVMQHTAVHKKHNGKSPVANSTSSAKCSSLDSLNIQHSEQNGVMDWRRKSCIVQQHPEHCTNLLDQHTVEKRSLSAVSKKKGKPQLEKEKAKKTDCRLTNRSNGVRVAASQHIRTGTAKDLNLDAGSGHDTCGETSSESYSSPSSPRHDGRESFDSEEEKDRDTDSNSEDSGNQNTTRFTGYSAVSSSNMSKSSAQIPSVNNENGSLSEDPLNAKFQHISFMPALHCVMHSAAQKPEAVVPPPISADGKTMGMLVTTPVAVSPVREAANSPPAGMGPVTSGEPEKRLELMASPLPVPSSFLPHSVQPGSPALHLAIHRLKIPSPQGSSESCTVNGPQQPTGSLSIGSPNTAFIPVHNPGSFPGSPVPTTDPITKPASQVVGLNQMVPHIEGNPGAIPQPTNLKVVLPAAGLSTAAPPPPPASYALPGSPHATSVLPNQNTNVLSTGATSSPPQSAGLGVGQVQSTVPPAIPTHTPGPAPSPSPALTHSTAQSDSTSYINAVGNNNTNGTMLPPQQLGSGPCGSCGRRCSCGTNGSLQINSYFYHNPLHGQVYRVPSFFTLPSLCNGSYLNQAHQSNGTQLPFFLPQSPYANGLMHDPVMGSQANYGMQQMAGFGRFYPVYPAPNVVANTNGSGPKKNGNVSCYNCGVSGHYAQDCKQSSMEASQQGTYRLRYAPPPPPSNDTLDSAD
- the ZCCHC2 gene encoding zinc finger CCHC domain-containing protein 2 isoform X11, producing the protein MLKMKLPLKQTSHKAAAAEDATAAGLKEPGGALDCHLPLQQQVPRARGGASAAAGRGCGLERPSRLHGLGPGPGPGPPPPPASLGAPGGGGPGSAAARTDKETVYEWFGLVLGSAQRLEFMVGLLDLCNPLELRFLGSCLEDLARKDYHCLRDSEAKANGLSDPGQLGDFRDPAVRSKLIVYLALLGSENREAAGRLHRLLPQVDSILQSCPAAQRAPAEEEEEEEDEGDVVVVMDGAAENGQAGLPAAQGLGCGAQEELLLLFTMASLHPAFSFHQRVTLREHLERLRRALCGDQEEEEEGGFGRHPAQNDFSHGDCMSSNETSLLERTTAPRDGLPMASHRPQREEAAVIAVHIEKITLKDVSRKRADKHLEYTFKVTWSDFSVTCVTKTHQELQEFLLKLPKELSSEAFDKAILRALNQGFQKREERRHADLEPIIRQLFSNTSQAFLQNQRVYNFFQSISSESLHTHNVMQHTAVHKKHNGKSPVANTSSAKCSSLDSLNIQHSEQNGVMDWRRKSCIVQQHPEHCTNLLDQHTVEKRSLSAVSKKKGKPQLEKEKAKKTDCRLTNRSNGVRVAASQHIRTGTAKDLNLDAGSGHDTCGETSSESYSSPSSPRHDGRESFDSEEEKDRDTDSNSEDSGNQNTTRFTGYSAVSSSNMSKSSAQIPSVNNENGSLSEDPLNAKFQHISFMPALHCVMHSAAQKPEAVVPPPISADGKTMGMLVTTPVAVSPVREAANSPPAGMGPVTSGEPEKRLELMASPLPVPSSFLPHSVQPGSPALHLAIHRLKIPSPQGSSESCTVNGPQQPTGSLSIGSPNTAFIPVHNPGSFPGSPVPTTDPITKPASQVVGLNQMVPHIEGNPGAIPQPTNLKVVLPAAGLSTAAPPPPPASYALPGSPHATSVLPNQNTNVLSTGATSSPPQSAGLGVGQVQSTVPPAIPTHTPGPAPSPSPALTHSTAQSDSTSYINAVGNNNTNGTMLPPQQLGSGPCGSCGRRCSCGTNGSLQINSYFYHNPLHGQVYRVPSFFTLPSLCNGSYLNQAHQSNGTQLPFFLPQSPYANGLMHDPVMGSQANYGMQQMAGFGRFYPVYPAPNVVANTNGSGPKKNGNVSCYNCGVSGHYAQDCKQSSMEASQQGTYRLRYAPPPPPSNDTLDSAD